Proteins from a single region of Corvus hawaiiensis isolate bCorHaw1 chromosome 6, bCorHaw1.pri.cur, whole genome shotgun sequence:
- the CD59 gene encoding CD59 glycoprotein isoform X1 gives MPPQNILLCNSKDFSVGAVIVVQCAEICLRTPALELPVLKKIPDLPIALLPTDCSSHGDLSHCCRHLGRSMTKMNYILLTACIVLIAFCGSGYTLRCYHCDNSPSVCRTNSTCLTTEDTCLQIKFGKLRTFSCWKASQCSVNEIADFFQLDNFEFFCCQHDLCNESAITGVNKAAFSIASVMAMLWMLL, from the exons ATGCCTCCTCAGAATATCCTACTCTGCAATAGCAAAGATTTTTCAGTAGGAGCTGTGATTGTAGTTCAGTGTGCAGAAATCTGTCTGAGAACTCCTGCTTTGGAGCTGcctgtgttaaaaaaaattcctgaccTTCCCATCGCACTGCTGCCTACGGATTGCAGCAGCCATGGAGACCTGAGCCACTGCTGCAGGCACTTG GGAAGAAGCATGACCAAGATGAACTACATCCTGCTGACTGCCTGCATTGTTCTGATTGCTTTTTGCGGCTCTG GTTATACCTTAAGATGTTACCACTGTGACAACAGCCCTTCCGTGTGCAGGACCAACAGCACCTGCTTAACGACTGAGGACACCTGCTTGCAGATTAAATTTG GTAAATTGAGAACTTTCTCCTGCTGGAAGGCATCCCAGTGCAGTGTGAATGAAATCGCTGATTTCTTCCAGTTGgataattttgaattcttttGTTGCCAACACGACCTGTGCAATGAGAGTGCAATTACTGGGGTTAACAAAGCAGCCTTCAGTATTGCTTCTGTAATGGCCATGTTATGGATGCTCCTGTAA
- the CD59 gene encoding CD59 glycoprotein isoform X2, producing the protein MTKMNYILLTACIVLIAFCGSGYTLRCYHCDNSPSVCRTNSTCLTTEDTCLQIKFGKLRTFSCWKASQCSVNEIADFFQLDNFEFFCCQHDLCNESAITGVNKAAFSIASVMAMLWMLL; encoded by the exons ATGACCAAGATGAACTACATCCTGCTGACTGCCTGCATTGTTCTGATTGCTTTTTGCGGCTCTG GTTATACCTTAAGATGTTACCACTGTGACAACAGCCCTTCCGTGTGCAGGACCAACAGCACCTGCTTAACGACTGAGGACACCTGCTTGCAGATTAAATTTG GTAAATTGAGAACTTTCTCCTGCTGGAAGGCATCCCAGTGCAGTGTGAATGAAATCGCTGATTTCTTCCAGTTGgataattttgaattcttttGTTGCCAACACGACCTGTGCAATGAGAGTGCAATTACTGGGGTTAACAAAGCAGCCTTCAGTATTGCTTCTGTAATGGCCATGTTATGGATGCTCCTGTAA